A stretch of DNA from Mus pahari chromosome 11, PAHARI_EIJ_v1.1, whole genome shotgun sequence:
CTACATATGGCGCTTTGATTTcacataatatttaaagaaaaaaaaggacaaaacacataaaattagaCATATAATTCAAAGACCACGGTACAACCTTTATCTTTTTTTACTtcagcaaacaaaaaaaaaagtcaaatgacaTGAAAAGTGGCAAGTCTCctgacaataaataataaattactttataatttttgCAATGCaagagcaaacaaaaaaaaagtttcctttttcctctttatttccaGAAAGAGCGAAAACAGTCATTTTAACCAATAACTATACACATCTTTGGGGGGAAAGTTCTTGGACAGACAGGAGTCAAACACAATCCCGAGACGCTTGTGGCAAAATAGAGGTAACCTTGTTGCAATGCTTTATAAGTtggtttttaaatagaaatttaaaaacctttaaagtCGCTTCAGACTTCTTGATAGAGGAtggatctcaaaaaaaaaaaaaattctaaagagaaataaagaaaaggaaagaaaaggatgggaggagaggcaaagATAAAAGAGAAACCAGCTACAGGGCATGCTCAAGAGACCCAGAATTTCACGTAACCCCTTGTCAAAGTCAACTAAAAACATTGCAAACCAACACAGCTCCGCCTTCCTGAAAGGACACTTTCAAGTCACTGAGGCCAGTTTCCTCTCTATGCTGGAGCAGGCTGGTTTCTTCCACTCTATGCCGGAGCTCCTGTTTGGCAAGGCAATGACCAATACAGAAACAGCACCATTCAGAATAGGATGGACTAGAAAATTCTCTATTTCTGCTCTTCCTCTAGATGTGCAGTGAAATGAAAACGCGCATTTTTTTGAGATCCTTGAATATAAATCCTCTACGTTTTAAaaacgtctctctctctctttttttttctttttcttttagtactCCTAAGGTCATTGAATATCATATGTTGggtttagggttttgtttgtttgtttgttttttattctagTAAAATCCCATGATTGTCTTCACAGTGTAGCTACCATATCACCTTGTCATTAGAACAGACTTCGTGCGCTTCCTGGAGCGTTTGTTTCTTGATTCAGTTTCCATTGACTGGGtcattaaatacttttttatttcgGAGTTCAACgtcatttcccactttctccaacaggggaaaaaaaaacaaaacaaaagaaaacgaaACATCTGAATGAATGTTCCTCATGCCTCGATAGGACTGGCTACCATGCTGTTGGGTGTGTCTGGGAGCTGAGAGGACATCGATGCTACTTCACTGCCAGTGGAATTAGAGCCGGGTCCTCCTTCTGAAAAATTGACCTGTATGGAAGGTTGAAAAGTAAGCAAAAGGGGCTTCAGTCGTGTCTGGAGCGATACAAAAGTATTACATTGTGTCTATGCCTATAAGTTCCTGTAAGTAGAACTGGTATACCAACCAAGATACCCATGCCTGCCATAGAATTTTAACAGGCTTTAAAAGAAGCCTCGGAGAGAAGCACTTGCAAAGaaattctctccatttctccaacTTCCTAAAGAGCCCTCTTTTAACCCAAGCTGAATTACCAACATTGTGTCCTATTAAATTATTTAAGAGCAAGTGTGTTTCCCACTGTAAAGTGGCATCACAGCTCTCCCTCTAAGGCTTGAAATAAAATTATCCTGCTGCCTACAGGTAGCTTGGGGAGTAGGAAAGTTCTCTGGGCCAGAAATTCAAGGCAGGCTCCTGAGGAACGATGGTTAACTCTTTAGTGGATTCTCAGTGTGCTCCCATTGCCtgacccctcctcccctttccacaGGGAGACCTACACATTCATCATCTCATTATAAATTCGGTGTGATGTAaactgtcccccctccccccataaccATACCCTCCTACCCCTTCCTTGGATTCCACTTTACTGTTCTCACCTGACAATCAAGTTTCCGGAGGTACCAAGCCTCCCCTTACCTCCTTTTCTATTATTCAAATTTTACCTACAGAATGCTTCCTAtggacaatttattttatttaaggtaAAACTTAATCTTTGGTTCCAGAATCCCTTTTCTACTCTGTTAAACCTTCTCCTTGAGGGAGGTCAGGGGTCTTTTCAAATGTGCCTGCTCACTAGATTgaaccattcacacacacacagagagagagagagagagagagagagagagagagagagagagagagcctggtaCCAAGCCCTTGCCTCTGGCCAATCACCCTTATAACTGTTGACACGAGAAAGCAAATGCCCTCAGGGCATGGGGACAGGATGGGGGGACAGGATGGGGGGGACAGGATGGGGGGGAACCTATCCTCAATTGATGCATTATCTGTGCTTCTAAAGAAAGGAGTGTTTTTTAGGACACAGCTTCATGTTTCATAAAACAGTATCTGTGGGGCTGATCATACtttaaggaagaaggaaaaaaaccttaAGCATATACACCACATCAAAAGGGATCTATCTTTCAATTTTTGTTTATCTTAACCTTTTATaggcaaaaatgaatgaattctcTGCTATGGATGAATGTGTTAGAATGCTTTAGTGCTAAGACAGGTTTTCACAAGTTAAATATGCATTGTCTCTGACAATGCTCATGTTCCTTTTGGTATACATGCCACATTGTATGTAATTGTGTCCTATCTAAactcatttgtttaaaaatatttttaaaatcctatgcTTTAGATCAATATGTGCTTTGAAAGAAACATAACAACAGTCAATATCAACCAAACTATTTAAATAACCATTCTTGTTGGCATAGAAGAAAACTGTGTTCAGACAACTCCCTGCTGCTTAGGCACAACATTCTAATGCATTACACTGGGTGTGTATCACAGTCACTTTTCCTTGAATCGTTCACTAGATACAGGTAAAGAAATAAACTTACTGATTGCTGATCCAAATGCCAAGGTGGTCTCTGAAGTCCTTGTAATTTAGAACAGCCTAAAATGTGTGACATTGCCACCGTTTGTACCTCTGTACACAGAACTACTTAGGCACTGAGAAGCTCAACCCACAAGAGATGCCTCCTTTGTAGGAAGATCACACTACACATTCACGCTACATAGTTAAATTGTGGCCTCTCAGTTTTAAACAAAGATTCACAAGAGATCTCCTGtccttccatctgcctccctcctcttcaccaccacatcctgctttctctctAACCACGGTACCCCagaacaccctccccccccaaccccaggggACCTTTCAAGCTTAACATTTAAAACTGAGTCTCCCTTTCTGTTGGGGATCCTGTCTCCTCCCATTTGGGAGCCGGCACTTACCAGTTGCTGAAATGCAGGCTGATCTATGTCACTTTGCAAGGCGAAGTCACTCAGTACTTTCCAGGGCGGCTGGTAACTTTGCACCTCTACTGGGTTAGCCTGTAAACCACCGTCATGTCTCTCCGGACTAGCAGCCACCATGGGAGTTCCTGTCATCCCCTGGATATTCTGTGAATAACCCCCCCCATCCCAACATGTTAATGAGCaaactccctcccttcctggtcTGCACGTGCTAAGTAAATATACCCAAGTATTTATCTTATCTACACAGTTTCCCTTTATTGACTCAGTTAATCTGCTGCACCTATGGATATTAGTTcgagttcagttttgtttttctacttctgtgcAGTGGATTATTAGACTGGCTGAGATCTTATTAAAACAATTCTGCTGCAACTACCATCTttggcttcaccttcacagcccCTACCCCAACCCCTCCCATCTGCCTTAAGAGGCCATAGTCTCCCAGAAGTAGAAAACTGGGGTCCAGCCAGGGCCTCCCTTCAGCCTTCTGATACTGGTTTTCTAGGCAGTTTGAGTTAGCTGAAGATTTCCATCCCCCCCCAGCACTCTTCCTTCCAGAATCATacttaccccaccccacccccaaggttTCTGGGTCTGGCTACTTCTGTGCTATTATGCACTAACTTAGAAAGTTACCCTTACCCAGTCTTGGCCTGCCTGCCAAGTTTAATGACAACGGATTTTTTTTATGGCGTTTAAAAATAGGGCtgaagtagttttttttttttttttttttaaggaggggGGGGAACCTTTACCTTAACTTAAGCAAGAGGTGGGGGAGtgagagtgggaggaaggggaaTGTGTTGATACCAAAGGCTGGAAGGAAGCTTGGAAAAGGGGATTATCTGCATGGGCACAGTGAAGGGCTCTCCCAAATGCAAACACCTTGGCAGGTCTTCCCAAGAGTTGGGGTGGGACCAGAATGCCAGATGGATGGAAAGCATATTGAATCATGTTCTAGATCAGCACTCAAGGTGTTGTCCTTCACAGTTTGGGCAACTCTAATGGTGCCAATGCCTGCAAAACCTGAGTTCGCGACCTCACCACCACCtgacctgggagggagggagcaactAGGTCCTTTAGGTTCCAGGGTGCCCCTGATGTTGAAGACCACGATCCCTTTTGGAACCAGCAAGGATGGATgcgcggggtgggggtgggggcaccccTCAGATGTCTGCAGTTTCTAACCAGCCGTTCTAATCTCAGCCGTTTTGTAGACAGTACACACTATACACCTGGGTTTGGGTAAAGTGGGAAGACCTCCTTGTTTGGGCTCCTGCTGGTGCTCCACAGAGTACCAATCCATCAGTTCACAGGGATGCCCCGCTAGCCTGGTCTTCCAAGGTCTCCTAGCATCCCTTTCTTGCTTGGCCTCAGGGCTACTCACAGTTTTGTCATTGGGTTGCTGCTGCTGGAGCTGCTTCATCATGATGCTGCGTTTCTTGTCCTTGCAGCGCTTGTTTTGAAACCACACTCGGATGACTCGGGGACTGAGGCCGGTCATCTCCACTAGTTGCTCCTTCATGAGCGCATCTGGCCGAGGGTTGGCGGCGTAACAGGTCCGCAAGGTGTGCAGCTGCTTCTCGTTGAGCACAGTCCGCACTCGGGTGGTCTTCtctggctgcttgtggacgtgcGGCCGCAGAGCTGGCTGCCTAGCAGAGATGGGTTCGGCTACGGGGCAAAGGGACTCCGTGAGCATACAAGGCCACTCCCGCCGCCACCAGCCCACTCCATTCCCTATCCAGCCCTAGCTCAGCACACCTCGCAGAAACAGCAGAGGgtaggggtgaggaggaggaaggtgtcTTGCTTCTTAGTCAATAAAAGACAAAGCTGAGAGTAATGGGGGAGCGAAGAGATGCAGCCCCTGTTCCTACTCCTCATTCACTACAGAATTAGCCAAAGGAAGTCTGTCTCGGGCTGGTTTCTCCACCCGCACCAGAGACATTTTTTTCAACAGTAAGtctttgcctcctcctcctcccctcatcACTAGAAGGTCACCGATTATACCCCCACCTCCAGGCTTGCCTTTCTCTTCTGGGTAAAAGTCATAGAGGGTACCTGAAAATAAAACGCAGAACAACCCCAGTGACAGCTAGAGACACATCAGGGCCAGGAAGTCTGTGACCGAAAGTCAGATAATTCTGCCAGAAAGCCttgaacttcagttccaggggacagTCATATTTAGAAGCTAAAGAAATGCTGGATTCCAACTACCGGAATGGTTCCCCCGTCTTTCTTAGTACTAAATCAACAATGTGGGATGTTCCTGAGACCCGCTGACCCCAAGCAAAGGAAAACTGAAACTCTGTTGAACTGTCTGGGCTTGAGATGAACGAGGACTGGAGactgtccttcccttccctcccaatATTTCCGCCTCTTCTGCCGTTTCCCACCCTTGGCTTTACCCCCTGTCTGCTAGTTAGAAATCTCCCAGGAAAGAATTGCAGAGCAGCTAGAAGAGGtgagttgggggttggggaaaAGCTGTCATTTCCTCGCCTCTGGTATTTAGtaggaggatggagggatggagaccTGCTTCTGACTGGAAGGCAGGTAGGAAACAATGTTCTGCTGTCTTCGGGTCTTGGTTTTAGCCAACCTTTATGTTTCCACTTTCCTTTATGGGCAACTGGTCCTCTGATCTGCAGGGTACAAATCCCACACCTTCCACGACCCCCTGGGGTCAGGCCAAACACCTATGGGGTCAATTTAGAGCTACAGCTACAGGCTTGGAGATGAAATTCTCACCAAATCACGTAGAATGAATGGCTTAAAGAGGTAGGCTccttttaaaaaggcaattaCTGCAGATTAGGCTGTTGACAGTTTTAAGTTACAGCCCTGTGCATTGCCTGCAGTTACTGACACTGTATCTTTTAGGgacttgttttttttctgttttgttttgttttgttttttgttttctatttttgttttttgacagaagcataaaaataaattgtaaaaagcTTTTGAATTGGAAAGTAAATctcaaggggagggagggagggagggagggagggaggagagagagagagagagagagagagagagagagagagagagagagagacctgggaagCTAAATGCCTTGGGGCTGCTTAAGCTTCCTTCGCAGGGCTAGGAGGGAAACTCCTGGAGACCTAGGGCTCCACCCCTTTAATTAGGCGGCAGCTAGAAGAAAACCTGGCAGAGTGCTGAAGCCCATTTTTCAGTAAGCTATGGGTTAGAGGCCAAAGTAAAGCTGACAGTACAGTTTGGgcttgtgtatacatgtgtgcacaagcGGGGTATGCTGTGTACTTGTATATAGACAGACATTTAGATGTGTGGTTGTGCCGTTAGGGCAGACGACGAGTGTATGGAAATTTGCTAGAAAGGCAAAGGGCATGTGTGGTTTACTGCAGGCCACTTTCTGAACCACCGTGTGACCCCTAGGTTGCAGGAAAGAAAGGTTATGATTTAGCCCCGCCTGACTTTTCTCAGCC
This window harbors:
- the Isl1 gene encoding insulin gene enhancer protein ISL-1, with protein sequence MGDMGDPPKKKRLISLCVGCGNQIHDQYILRVSPDLEWHAACLKCAECNQYLDESCTCFVRDGKTYCKRDYIRLYGIKCAKCNIGFSKNDFVMRARSKVYHIECFRCVACSRQLIPGDEFALREDGLFCRADHDVVERASLGAGDPLSPLHPARPLQMAAEPISARQPALRPHVHKQPEKTTRVRTVLNEKQLHTLRTCYAANPRPDALMKEQLVEMTGLSPRVIRVWFQNKRCKDKKRSIMMKQLQQQQPNDKTNIQGMTGTPMVAASPERHDGGLQANPVEVQSYQPPWKVLSDFALQSDIDQPAFQQLTRLKPLLLTFQPSIQVNFSEGGPGSNSTGSEVASMSSQLPDTPNSMVASPIEA